One genomic region from Caballeronia sp. M1242 encodes:
- a CDS encoding MarC family protein: MINEFVKTVLVIVAGLFPIINPPAVALVVLSMLPHISDAERQELARRISLNSFVILLVSLSVGAYVLNFFGISIPVLRVAGGIVVSMAGWSLLQAPDEDASAEPAPKPRSGASLRAKAFYPLTLPITVGPGSIAVAIALGTGSPRHGLQPVHIVGVTVGLLLLCASIYVCVRFAGYLERLLGTVGTQVAMRLFAFVIFCIGVQILWLGLSELLGSVHLVSR; this comes from the coding sequence ATGATCAACGAATTCGTCAAGACCGTGCTCGTGATCGTTGCCGGGCTTTTTCCGATCATCAATCCGCCCGCGGTCGCGCTCGTCGTGTTGAGCATGCTGCCGCATATCAGCGATGCCGAGCGGCAGGAGCTCGCCCGGCGCATCTCGTTGAACAGCTTCGTGATTCTGCTGGTGTCGCTGTCAGTGGGCGCGTACGTGCTCAACTTCTTCGGCATCTCCATCCCGGTGCTGCGCGTGGCGGGCGGCATCGTGGTCTCGATGGCGGGCTGGAGTCTCCTTCAGGCGCCGGACGAAGACGCTTCCGCCGAGCCCGCGCCCAAGCCACGCAGCGGCGCGTCGCTGCGCGCGAAGGCGTTTTATCCGCTGACGCTGCCCATCACCGTCGGCCCGGGCTCGATTGCGGTGGCCATCGCACTCGGCACTGGCTCGCCGCGCCACGGCTTGCAGCCGGTTCATATCGTCGGCGTGACGGTCGGGCTTCTGCTGCTGTGCGCGAGCATCTACGTCTGCGTGCGCTTCGCCGGCTATCTGGAACGGTTGCTCGGCACCGTCGGCACGCAGGTCGCCATGCGGCTCTTCGCGTTCGTCATCTTCTGCATCGGCGTGCAAATTCTCTGGCTCGGGCTTTCCGAATTGCTCGGCTCCGTGCATCTTGTGAGCAGATAG
- a CDS encoding DUF2000 domain-containing protein, protein MTSETTETSARAQRCVIVVDRALPAGKAANAAAVLALTIGQRHPALVGEPLVDASGVAHPGLIPVGIAVLAASQDELATIRGKALAADCDVVAFPEQGQQTTDYAAFRDAVATVATDALRYVGVALIGDRKPVSKAVANLGLLK, encoded by the coding sequence ATGACAAGCGAGACGACAGAAACCAGCGCGCGAGCGCAACGCTGCGTGATCGTGGTGGACCGCGCGCTGCCCGCGGGCAAAGCCGCGAACGCGGCGGCGGTGCTCGCGTTGACCATCGGGCAGCGGCACCCGGCGCTCGTCGGCGAACCGCTCGTCGATGCGTCCGGCGTAGCGCATCCGGGGCTGATTCCCGTCGGCATCGCGGTGCTCGCGGCCAGTCAGGACGAGCTCGCCACGATTCGCGGCAAGGCGCTCGCCGCTGATTGCGATGTCGTCGCATTCCCCGAGCAAGGCCAGCAGACGACGGACTACGCCGCGTTCCGTGACGCCGTCGCCACCGTCGCCACCGACGCGCTGCGTTACGTGGGCGTCGCGCTGATCGGCGACAGAAAGCCGGTGAGCAAGGCCGTCGCGAATCTCGGCCTGTTGAAGTGA
- a CDS encoding AraC family transcriptional regulator: MAANARPTSDTRIWHAPDLGADLLRGRFADFAYDVHAHDTACFALLTGGAIRIRMRGTEFVARRGDLYAIDADEPHAGWPVDGDGWTQRTLYVDVAHLLELTGEKRAGGLIGPIIRDPALSMALQDVHRSSEVRGSSLYRDERYLSFAARLAQRHMKQTTALRETNEPRAIVTARRFVEDRLADPLRLHEIAAAADLPPYRLFRAFSRETGMTPHEYQRQARVRRAMALIRRGNALSDIAAETGFADQAHLTRTFRRMLGVTPGAYKAATRG; the protein is encoded by the coding sequence ATGGCCGCGAACGCCCGTCCCACGTCGGACACGCGCATCTGGCACGCGCCCGATCTCGGCGCGGATCTGCTGCGCGGGCGTTTCGCGGACTTCGCCTACGACGTTCACGCGCACGATACCGCCTGCTTCGCGCTGCTCACGGGCGGCGCGATTCGCATCCGCATGCGCGGCACCGAGTTCGTCGCGCGGCGCGGCGATCTGTACGCCATCGATGCCGACGAGCCGCACGCCGGCTGGCCCGTCGACGGCGACGGCTGGACGCAGCGCACGCTGTATGTGGATGTCGCGCATCTGCTGGAGTTGACCGGCGAGAAGCGCGCGGGCGGGCTCATTGGCCCGATCATCCGCGATCCGGCGTTGAGCATGGCGCTTCAGGACGTGCATCGGTCGTCGGAAGTGCGCGGTTCGTCGCTGTATCGCGACGAGCGGTATCTGTCGTTCGCGGCGCGGCTCGCGCAACGTCACATGAAGCAGACCACCGCGCTGCGCGAGACGAACGAGCCGCGCGCGATTGTCACGGCGCGGCGCTTTGTCGAAGATCGTCTCGCCGACCCGCTGCGTCTGCACGAAATCGCGGCGGCGGCCGACTTGCCGCCGTATCGCCTGTTTCGCGCGTTCAGTCGCGAAACCGGCATGACACCGCACGAATACCAGCGGCAGGCGCGCGTGCGCCGCGCGATGGCGCTCATCCGGCGCGGCAATGCGCTCTCCGATATCGCCGCCGAGACCGGCTTCGCGGATCAGGCGCACTTGACGCGCACGTTTCGCCGCATGCTCGGCGTGACGCCCGGCGCGTACAAGGCGGCGACGCGCGGCTGA
- a CDS encoding NAD(P)-dependent alcohol dehydrogenase: MFKAYSYAASAADKPLGPLEIQRRDVGPNDVRIDILFCGVCHSDLHMARNEWGGTNYPVVPGHEIVGRVTEVGSDVTKFKAGDLAGVGCMVDSCRVCEACKEGLEQYCESPESFVQTYNSPDKKSGGVTYGGYSTSIVVDEAFTLRVPENLELAAVAPLLCAGITTYSPLRHWGVKQGDKVGIVGLGGLGHMGVKLAAAMGAHVVLFTTSPSKIEDAKRLGAHDVVVSKDPDQMAKHANSFDFILNTVAASHDLDQFITLLKRDGTMTLVGVPEHPHPSPSVINMIFKRRSLAGSLIGGIAETQEMLDFCGKHGITSDIEMIRMDEINTAYERMLKSDVKYRFVIDMSTIER; this comes from the coding sequence ATGTTCAAAGCCTATTCCTATGCAGCGTCCGCAGCCGACAAGCCGCTCGGCCCGCTCGAGATTCAACGCCGCGATGTCGGCCCGAACGACGTGCGTATCGACATCCTCTTCTGCGGCGTCTGCCATTCCGATCTGCACATGGCGCGCAACGAATGGGGCGGCACCAACTATCCGGTCGTGCCGGGGCACGAGATCGTCGGGCGCGTGACGGAAGTCGGCTCGGACGTGACGAAGTTCAAGGCGGGCGATCTCGCGGGCGTCGGCTGCATGGTGGACTCGTGTCGCGTCTGCGAGGCGTGCAAGGAAGGTCTGGAGCAGTATTGCGAAAGCCCGGAGAGCTTCGTGCAAACCTACAACTCGCCGGACAAGAAGTCGGGCGGCGTGACGTACGGCGGCTATTCGACGTCCATCGTCGTCGATGAAGCCTTCACGCTGCGCGTTCCCGAGAATCTCGAACTGGCCGCGGTCGCGCCGCTTCTGTGCGCGGGCATCACCACGTACTCGCCGCTGCGTCACTGGGGCGTGAAGCAAGGCGATAAGGTCGGCATCGTCGGTCTGGGCGGCCTCGGCCACATGGGCGTGAAGCTGGCTGCCGCGATGGGCGCGCATGTCGTGCTCTTCACAACGTCGCCGAGCAAGATCGAGGATGCGAAGCGTCTGGGCGCGCATGACGTCGTCGTGTCGAAGGACCCGGACCAGATGGCCAAGCACGCCAACAGCTTCGACTTCATCCTGAACACGGTGGCCGCTTCGCACGATCTCGACCAGTTCATCACGCTGCTCAAGCGTGACGGCACCATGACGCTCGTGGGCGTGCCGGAGCATCCGCATCCGTCGCCGTCGGTCATCAACATGATCTTCAAGCGCCGGTCGCTGGCGGGCTCGCTCATCGGCGGCATCGCGGAGACGCAGGAAATGCTCGATTTCTGCGGCAAGCACGGCATCACGTCCGATATCGAGATGATCCGCATGGACGAGATCAACACCGCCTACGAGCGCATGTTGAAGAGCGACGTGAAGTACCGCTTCGTGATCGACATGTCGACGATCGAGCGGTAA
- a CDS encoding spore coat U domain-containing protein: protein MKSVFKKAAVVALIASTAFGVSPSLFAASKTATFQVTLTIQDDCSIAANPLNFGSTGVIASNIDQSTNLAVTCTVGTPYNVALDAGSPAGSTIPARTLKNAANTGTVQYNLFRDSAHTQIWGQTVGSDTVSGVGNGSAQTISVFGRVPAQATPAADTYTSTVTATVVF from the coding sequence ATGAAAAGCGTGTTCAAGAAAGCCGCAGTCGTTGCATTGATCGCCAGCACAGCGTTTGGCGTGTCGCCCAGTCTCTTTGCAGCCAGCAAGACGGCGACCTTCCAGGTGACGCTGACCATCCAGGACGACTGCTCCATCGCCGCCAATCCGCTTAACTTCGGGTCCACGGGCGTCATTGCGAGCAACATCGATCAGTCGACGAACCTCGCCGTGACCTGCACGGTCGGCACGCCGTACAACGTCGCGCTCGACGCCGGCAGCCCGGCCGGATCGACTATCCCCGCCCGCACGCTCAAGAACGCGGCGAACACGGGCACCGTGCAATACAACCTCTTCCGCGACTCGGCGCACACGCAGATCTGGGGCCAAACGGTCGGCAGCGACACCGTTTCGGGCGTCGGCAATGGCAGCGCGCAGACAATCTCCGTCTTCGGCCGCGTCCCGGCACAAGCGACGCCCGCCGCGGACACGTACACGTCCACCGTCACGGCCACGGTCGTGTTCTGA
- a CDS encoding molecular chaperone, with amino-acid sequence MRRLLALALLVFPMFQVTSAQAASLQISPVSIALDATEAGKVLNLRNDSDVAIHAQVRAFDWDQADEEDRLSPTRDLLASPPIAEIPAGGQQVIRVIRADRAAPERERSYRLLIDELPPEGSSGRNGVQFRFRYSVPLFVAPAGEATPPDLHWSIVEKSGQPFLRVSNTGQTHARLSAVSLTVSGASVPVAAGLLGYVLPGRTRSWPLTSVAGQLHGRSGDVTATVNGNGVKAPLVGSGSR; translated from the coding sequence ATGCGTCGACTGCTTGCTCTCGCCTTGCTCGTCTTTCCAATGTTTCAGGTCACGTCGGCGCAGGCGGCATCGTTACAGATTTCGCCGGTTTCAATTGCACTGGACGCTACGGAAGCCGGTAAGGTGCTCAATCTGCGCAACGACAGCGACGTCGCCATTCACGCTCAAGTGCGCGCATTCGATTGGGACCAGGCCGACGAAGAGGACCGCCTCAGTCCAACGCGCGACCTGCTCGCCAGTCCTCCCATCGCCGAAATCCCTGCGGGCGGCCAGCAAGTCATCCGCGTGATTCGCGCCGACCGCGCCGCTCCGGAACGCGAGCGCTCATACAGGCTGTTGATCGACGAACTGCCGCCGGAAGGCAGCAGCGGACGCAACGGCGTGCAGTTTCGTTTCCGATATTCGGTGCCGCTCTTCGTTGCGCCAGCGGGCGAGGCTACGCCGCCCGACTTGCATTGGTCGATTGTCGAGAAGAGCGGGCAGCCCTTTCTTCGCGTATCCAACACCGGACAGACGCACGCGCGCTTGAGCGCGGTCTCGCTCACGGTCTCCGGGGCCAGCGTGCCTGTCGCGGCCGGATTGCTAGGCTACGTGCTGCCCGGCCGTACGCGCTCATGGCCGCTGACAAGCGTCGCTGGGCAATTGCACGGACGAAGCGGCGACGTGACCGCCACGGTAAACGGCAACGGCGTGAAGGCGCCGCTCGTCGGCAGCGGTTCGCGCTGA
- a CDS encoding fimbria/pilus outer membrane usher protein, with protein sequence MFALSVIGQSAVAQVDITGGSPAALPSLTGSRPSRAAPLAAPATESLVLEIVVNGTSQGEPSSFELRGGELYAEPQSLVNAGIRVDDVKPGADGWVALASIPGVHATYVARTQQAVLEVAKDRQIAQQIGYRLPAVPKATPGTGFVLNYDATYQRSSGEVHGDQFGVWSEQRLFSPFGVFDNTGTYLNGTDLNRYTRLDTNWTYTDATKLFSLTVGDAISGSLAWSRSVRFGGIQIRRDFALRPDLITFPLPMFTGSAAVPSAVDLYINGLRQYSGDVAPGPFQIAQAPSLTGAGVAQVVVTDALGRRVTTSVPLYVDTRLLAKGLFDYSVEFGFLRNDYTLRSWSYDSSPVFSGTFNYGMSDSLTLQAHAEAAKDLRNGGGGAVLALGNRGTLSAAVAGSNGNGESGALASLGYQYIGPRFSVNVQGTRATSGYRDIASLGGASTFEHLYQATASVALFRTQSASVSYIDSKDTFSGHARVVTLAYNAQLGARWSLFASVFRDFLQTNVYGGSIGLTLSLGGNASASATVSQSGGHTTADVSASRPADFTGGWGWAVQGGAGADYRHAFAGANYRASFGDFQATAQRFNGTTTSTLQAAGAIVAMDGTVLASRSLGDGFALVSTDGVARVPVLQENRVVGVTNRDGYLLVPDLLSYQRNQLAIDPLALPADTMIDKTQMDVAPERRAGVLARFGLSRYRGASVSFVDADGNAIPPGSIATVTDTGASAVVGYDGVAFFEQLSAMNAVTIHGKSIDCAADVAFDPSTARTMPQLGPIACRATRKP encoded by the coding sequence GTGTTCGCACTGTCGGTCATCGGGCAATCGGCCGTCGCGCAGGTCGATATAACAGGCGGCAGTCCGGCCGCGTTACCGAGTCTCACCGGCAGCAGGCCTTCGCGAGCCGCTCCTCTGGCTGCGCCGGCGACAGAATCGCTGGTGCTCGAAATCGTCGTCAATGGGACGAGCCAGGGCGAACCTTCGAGCTTCGAATTGCGCGGCGGCGAGCTCTATGCGGAACCGCAATCGCTGGTCAACGCGGGCATTCGCGTGGATGACGTCAAGCCCGGCGCGGATGGCTGGGTCGCGCTTGCGTCGATACCGGGCGTGCACGCGACCTACGTGGCACGCACTCAGCAAGCCGTGCTCGAAGTCGCCAAGGACCGGCAGATCGCTCAACAAATTGGCTACCGCTTGCCCGCCGTGCCGAAGGCGACGCCGGGCACCGGCTTCGTCCTCAATTACGATGCGACGTATCAACGCTCGTCGGGCGAAGTGCATGGCGATCAGTTCGGCGTCTGGAGCGAGCAGCGGTTGTTTTCGCCGTTCGGCGTGTTCGACAACACGGGCACGTACCTGAACGGCACCGATCTCAACCGCTATACGCGCCTCGACACGAACTGGACGTACACCGACGCCACGAAGCTCTTCTCGCTGACGGTAGGCGACGCCATCTCCGGATCGCTGGCCTGGTCGCGTTCAGTTCGCTTCGGGGGCATTCAGATTCGGCGCGACTTCGCGCTTCGTCCCGACCTCATCACGTTCCCGCTGCCGATGTTCACGGGCTCCGCCGCCGTGCCCTCAGCGGTGGATCTGTACATCAACGGGCTGCGGCAATACAGCGGCGACGTGGCGCCGGGTCCGTTTCAGATCGCGCAGGCGCCGAGCCTGACGGGCGCGGGCGTCGCGCAGGTCGTCGTCACCGACGCGCTGGGCCGGCGCGTGACCACGAGCGTGCCCCTTTATGTGGACACGCGCCTGCTCGCGAAGGGCCTCTTCGACTACTCCGTCGAGTTCGGTTTCCTTCGCAACGACTACACGCTGCGATCCTGGTCGTACGACTCGTCGCCCGTATTCAGCGGCACCTTCAACTACGGAATGAGCGACAGCCTTACGCTTCAGGCGCACGCGGAAGCGGCAAAGGATCTGCGCAACGGCGGCGGCGGCGCGGTCCTGGCTTTGGGCAACCGGGGCACATTAAGCGCCGCGGTGGCGGGCAGCAACGGGAACGGCGAGTCGGGCGCGCTCGCGAGTCTCGGCTATCAATATATCGGCCCGCGCTTCTCGGTGAACGTTCAAGGCACGCGCGCGACGAGCGGCTATCGCGACATCGCGTCGCTCGGCGGCGCATCGACCTTCGAACACCTCTATCAGGCGACCGCGTCCGTGGCGCTCTTTCGCACGCAGTCGGCGAGCGTCAGCTATATCGACTCGAAGGATACGTTCTCGGGCCATGCGCGCGTTGTCACGCTCGCCTATAACGCGCAGCTCGGCGCGCGCTGGTCGCTTTTCGCGAGCGTCTTTCGCGACTTCCTGCAGACCAACGTCTATGGCGGATCGATCGGTCTGACGCTGAGTCTGGGCGGCAATGCGTCCGCGAGCGCGACCGTTTCGCAATCCGGCGGCCATACGACAGCCGATGTCAGCGCGTCGCGCCCGGCCGACTTCACGGGCGGATGGGGCTGGGCGGTGCAGGGCGGCGCGGGCGCGGATTACCGGCATGCCTTTGCCGGCGCGAATTACCGCGCGAGCTTCGGCGACTTCCAGGCGACGGCGCAGCGTTTCAATGGCACCACGACGAGCACGTTGCAAGCAGCGGGCGCGATCGTGGCAATGGACGGCACCGTTCTGGCCTCGCGCTCGCTTGGCGACGGCTTCGCGCTCGTCTCGACGGACGGCGTCGCCCGTGTGCCCGTGCTGCAGGAGAACCGCGTCGTCGGCGTGACCAACCGCGACGGCTACCTGCTCGTGCCGGACCTGTTGTCATATCAGCGCAATCAGCTCGCCATCGACCCGCTTGCTTTACCGGCCGACACGATGATCGACAAGACACAAATGGATGTCGCGCCCGAGCGGCGTGCCGGCGTGCTGGCGCGCTTCGGCTTGAGCCGTTATCGAGGCGCGTCGGTGAGTTTCGTCGATGCCGATGGCAATGCAATCCCGCCCGGCAGCATCGCGACGGTGACGGACACGGGCGCGTCGGCAGTCGTCGGTTATGACGGTGTCGCCTTCTTCGAACAGTTGTCCGCGATGAACGCGGTTACCATCCACGGCAAGAGCATCGACTGCGCGGCCGACGTGGCCTTCGATCCATCGACGGCACGGACGATGCCGCAGCTCGGTCCGATCGCGTGCCGCGCGACGAGAAAACCGTGA
- a CDS encoding spore coat protein U domain-containing protein, with protein MHDAARRTLDWRRLALCALLLAVLPRIAWSQSCTFTTSNISFGAVSTISGVPADAAGTLGVSCTGFSTATVRLCLSLGAPAGTTFTQRSLSGPSGNKLTANIYSDASHQTAWGSYYSSGSPPLVQLDLPVTAGSASTNVTMYGRVDANQLSATVGSYTLTFTTNDTLFAYSGYTGTPPSCTSFISPSGRTSFTLSANLVADCNIVAAPLAFPAASLLNQPLLATSTVQVTCVSGAPYTVALDGGTTAGGTVAMRKLGLQSGAATVDYQLYTDAARTQPWGDGTNGTTTNTGTGVGSSQSFVVYGQVPAQPSKPPGTYSDTITATVSF; from the coding sequence ATGCATGATGCCGCGAGACGGACGCTCGACTGGAGGCGACTAGCGCTCTGCGCGTTGCTGTTGGCGGTGCTGCCGCGTATCGCGTGGTCGCAAAGCTGTACGTTCACCACGAGCAACATCAGCTTCGGCGCGGTGAGTACGATCAGCGGCGTGCCCGCCGACGCGGCCGGAACGCTCGGCGTCAGTTGCACCGGCTTTTCGACGGCGACCGTGAGGCTGTGCCTGAGCCTCGGCGCGCCTGCAGGTACCACTTTCACGCAGCGCTCTTTGAGCGGACCGTCGGGCAACAAGCTGACAGCGAACATCTATTCCGACGCGTCGCATCAAACGGCATGGGGCTCGTACTATTCGTCGGGATCGCCGCCGCTCGTCCAGCTGGATTTGCCCGTGACTGCGGGAAGCGCATCCACCAATGTGACGATGTATGGCCGCGTCGACGCGAATCAGCTTTCGGCCACCGTCGGCAGCTATACGCTGACATTCACGACCAACGACACGCTCTTCGCCTACTCGGGCTACACGGGCACGCCGCCGAGTTGCACCAGCTTCATCAGTCCTAGCGGGAGAACGAGCTTCACGCTTTCCGCGAACCTCGTCGCGGACTGCAACATCGTCGCGGCGCCGCTCGCCTTTCCCGCGGCGAGTCTGCTGAACCAGCCGCTTCTGGCGACGAGCACCGTGCAAGTGACGTGCGTCTCCGGCGCCCCGTACACCGTTGCACTGGACGGCGGCACGACAGCCGGCGGCACCGTCGCGATGCGCAAGCTAGGGCTTCAATCGGGCGCCGCGACGGTCGACTACCAGCTATACACCGACGCGGCCCGCACTCAGCCGTGGGGCGATGGCACGAACGGCACGACGACGAACACGGGGACGGGCGTCGGCTCGTCGCAATCGTTTGTTGTCTACGGTCAGGTGCCGGCTCAACCATCGAAGCCGCCCGGCACCTACTCAGACACCATCACAGCGACAGTCAGCTTTTGA
- a CDS encoding DUF3079 domain-containing protein — translation MAKRFPLHPKHPERNCWGRDHYCGANALLCGNGWSRTQHPAELLGEDWYTFGDWGLDVVDESTSTTSAATKTR, via the coding sequence ATGGCAAAGCGATTTCCCCTTCATCCGAAGCACCCGGAACGCAATTGCTGGGGCCGCGACCATTACTGCGGAGCGAATGCCCTGCTTTGCGGAAATGGATGGAGCCGCACGCAGCATCCGGCGGAGTTGCTGGGCGAAGACTGGTACACGTTCGGCGACTGGGGGCTTGACGTAGTGGACGAGTCGACGTCCACCACGTCGGCCGCGACGAAGACGCGCTAA
- a CDS encoding nitronate monooxygenase family protein, with translation MNRNQAGIQTSPSAGKSAFAPLVIRGRSVLPIVQGGMGVGISAHRLAGSVAREGAVGTIASIDLRHHHADLLDMCRADPSRETLERANLTALEREIRSARELSEGRGMIAVNVMKAVSAHADYVRVACEARADAIVMGAGLPLDLPDLTQGCDIALIPILSDSRGVALVLKKWMKKGRLPDAIVIEHPAHAGGHLGVNDVSDMDNERFGFARVLADLETVFASLGLARADVPVIVAGGINSHEAVRTWLAAGANGVQVGTPFAVTEEGDAHPEFKRVLTQATPDDIVEFVSVTGLPARAVKTPWLMRYLRNEERIRTKIGARKQTCPTALECLSACGLRDGIEKFGHFCIDTRLAAALRGDVGNGLFFRGREKLPFGAAIRSVRDLIELLLTGSTQAAVAAC, from the coding sequence ATGAATCGAAATCAAGCTGGAATCCAAACTTCTCCGAGCGCGGGAAAGAGCGCGTTCGCGCCGCTCGTCATTCGCGGGCGCAGCGTGCTGCCGATCGTGCAGGGCGGCATGGGCGTCGGCATTTCGGCGCACCGGCTCGCGGGCAGCGTGGCGCGAGAAGGCGCGGTCGGCACCATCGCGAGCATCGATCTGCGTCACCATCACGCCGATCTGCTCGACATGTGCCGCGCCGATCCGTCGCGCGAAACGCTGGAGCGGGCGAATCTGACCGCGCTCGAGCGCGAGATTCGCAGCGCGCGTGAACTGTCGGAAGGTCGCGGCATGATCGCCGTGAACGTGATGAAAGCGGTCAGCGCCCACGCCGACTACGTGCGCGTAGCGTGCGAAGCGCGCGCCGATGCGATCGTGATGGGCGCGGGCTTGCCGCTCGATTTGCCCGATCTCACGCAAGGCTGCGATATCGCGCTGATCCCGATTCTGTCCGACAGCCGCGGCGTCGCGCTCGTGCTGAAGAAGTGGATGAAGAAGGGACGCTTGCCGGATGCCATCGTGATCGAACATCCGGCGCATGCCGGCGGACACCTCGGCGTGAACGACGTCTCCGACATGGACAACGAGCGTTTCGGGTTCGCGCGCGTGCTCGCGGACCTGGAGACCGTATTCGCGTCGCTTGGACTGGCGCGTGCGGACGTGCCGGTGATCGTGGCGGGCGGCATCAACAGCCACGAAGCCGTGCGCACATGGCTCGCGGCCGGCGCGAACGGCGTCCAGGTCGGCACGCCGTTCGCGGTGACAGAGGAGGGCGACGCGCATCCCGAATTCAAGCGCGTGCTCACGCAGGCGACGCCGGACGATATCGTCGAGTTCGTCAGCGTGACCGGCCTGCCTGCGAGAGCCGTGAAGACGCCGTGGCTCATGCGCTACTTGCGCAACGAAGAGCGCATTCGCACGAAGATCGGCGCACGCAAGCAGACGTGCCCGACGGCGCTCGAATGCCTGAGCGCATGCGGATTGCGCGACGGCATCGAGAAGTTCGGGCACTTCTGCATCGACACGAGGCTCGCGGCGGCGCTGCGCGGCGATGTGGGCAACGGCTTGTTCTTCCGGGGGCGCGAGAAGTTGCCGTTCGGCGCGGCGATCCGCAGTGTGCGGGATCTCATCGAACTATTGCTCACCGGCAGCACGCAGGCGGCGGTCGCGGCTTGTTGA
- the cyoA gene encoding ubiquinol oxidase subunit II, with amino-acid sequence MNENTHRLAAPLLSGLLASVCLSGCNLEVLDSKGVIGAAESSLIATATFAMLLVVVPVILLTLIFAWRYRASNQNATYAPKWTHSTAIEVVVWAIPAAIILFLGTLTWKSTHELDPYKPIQSNVKPINVEVVALDWKWLFVYPDLGIASVNQVAFPVGTPVNFRITSDSVMNSFFIPQLGSQIYAMAGMQTRLNLQADHAGDYAGISANYSGAGFSDMKFRALALSQADFDSWVKKVKTAPEALDMNVYAGVARPSEKVAVRYFSTVDPKLFNNIVGKYNNGNVTVGTNCVTKG; translated from the coding sequence ATGAATGAAAATACTCACCGTTTAGCAGCGCCATTGTTATCGGGTTTGTTGGCCAGTGTCTGTTTATCGGGATGCAATCTCGAGGTGCTCGATTCGAAAGGCGTGATCGGCGCGGCGGAAAGCTCGCTCATCGCCACCGCGACTTTCGCGATGCTTCTCGTCGTCGTTCCGGTGATTCTGCTCACCCTGATCTTCGCCTGGCGCTATCGCGCATCTAACCAGAACGCCACGTACGCGCCGAAATGGACGCACTCCACGGCCATCGAGGTCGTCGTCTGGGCGATTCCGGCAGCCATCATTCTGTTTCTCGGCACGCTGACGTGGAAGAGCACTCACGAACTCGACCCGTACAAGCCGATACAGTCGAACGTGAAGCCGATCAACGTCGAAGTGGTCGCGCTCGACTGGAAGTGGCTCTTCGTCTATCCGGATCTCGGCATTGCGTCCGTCAATCAGGTCGCGTTCCCCGTCGGCACGCCGGTCAACTTCCGCATTACGTCGGACTCCGTGATGAACTCGTTTTTCATCCCGCAGCTCGGCAGTCAGATCTACGCGATGGCGGGCATGCAGACGCGTCTGAACCTGCAAGCCGACCACGCCGGCGACTACGCGGGCATCTCGGCGAACTACAGCGGCGCGGGCTTTTCCGACATGAAATTCCGCGCGCTCGCCCTGTCGCAAGCTGACTTCGATTCGTGGGTCAAGAAGGTCAAGACCGCGCCCGAAGCACTCGACATGAACGTCTACGCGGGCGTCGCGCGTCCGAGCGAAAAGGTCGCGGTCCGCTATTTCTCGACCGTCGATCCGAAGCTCTTCAACAACATCGTCGGCAAGTACAACAACGGGAATGTCACCGTTGGCACGAATTGCGTAACCAAGGGGTAA